A single Pseudochaenichthys georgianus chromosome 10, fPseGeo1.2, whole genome shotgun sequence DNA region contains:
- the rhogd gene encoding ras homolog gene family, member Gd — translation MQTIKCVVVGDGAVGKTCLLISYTTNAFPEEYIPTVFDNYSAQMSVDGRTVSLNLWDTAGQEEYDRLRTLSYPQTNVFIICFSIGSPSSHANVRHKWHPEVSHHCPNVPIMLVGTKRDLRGDAETVKKLKEQGLAPTTQQQGNALAKQIGAVKYMECSALLQDGVREVFAEAVRAVLYPVTKKNPKKCVLL, via the coding sequence ATGCAGACCATAAAGTGTGTGGTGGTGGGTGACGGGGCAGTCGGTAAAACCTGCCTGCTCATCTCTTATACCACCAATGCCTTCCCCGAAGAGTACATTCCCACCGTGTTTGACAACTACAGCGCTCAGATGAGCGTAGACGGCCGCACTGTCAGCCTCAACTTGTGGGACACAGCGGGCCAGGAGGAGTATGACCGCCTGCGCACACTCTCTTATCCCCAGACCAATGTTTTTATCATCTGCTTTTCAATTGGCAGCCCCTCTTCCCATGCCAATGTCAGGCACAAGTGGCACCCTGAGGTGTCCCACCACTGCCCTAACGTACCCATCATGCTGGTGGGCACCAAGAGGGATCTGAGGGGCGATGCCGAAACGGTGAAGAAGCTGAAGGAGCAGGGCCTGGCTCCTACCACCCAGCAGCAGGGAAACGCCCTGGCCAAGCAGATTGGGGCTGTTAAATACATGGAGTGTTCTGCTCTGCTGCAGGATGGTGTCAGGGAGGTGTTTGCTGAAGCTGTGAGGGCAGTGTTGTATCCAGTCACGAAAAAGAACCCGAAAAAGTGTGTGctgttgtaa
- the fhdc2 gene encoding FH2 domain-containing protein 1: MLINLTVASKESRAFHGTQPAFPAIAPDTVEVTAMESHPVLMTPQPPPLAPPPPPPPPPPPPLPESSSPFSREDSARRSRLRKLNWDRIPKEKVEGRKSVWNGAAPGEDEIPIDLHSLDELFGQKESKPQDRTSTLRRRSTLLRCRSPQDSTEEISLLDSKRSMNIGIFLRQFKTPAKEIVEDIRHGVGDRYGAEKLAELCKLLPDNEEESRLRRFSGERSWLGETDLFLLLLVEVPSFRLRLDAMILQQEFDPAVTSLCVAARCLREAARELLSCPELHSILRLVLKAGNYMNAGGYAGNAAGFRISSLLKLADTKANKPGMNLLHFVAMEAVKKDQSLLSFPSQIGHVGSASRLSEGSVLEELTKLKSRVVALKANIQTEAEIQLHTQHFLEVAEERLKEVEDEVEGMRMSSQALVEFFCEDDSTFKLEEACRVFNSFCLRFQRSVQENSERELKEQKRLDRQREIGEKRRSVAVCTGLDLSLSLAKEPQSQENQDELEKLLEKNLSYSWSRRSLRSSESRKHSHHFHNDNHQHNIATLKGFPELGSSPTSTSYHSNSSSDHETTTVLCSSPETDGLCSPIDQEPVLGRGSRSQHSRATTRSVEAVQDSHIAIFSHSQHGPGFTAKQHRPESSSYVLQGQSKTTVLEKEAEISHEHVVSMTTESSPTSFSNTAAIPADKPAPCVKYQSPTHGHRFGLPATENTRPVQSKPNDSFVESVQHSLLQNRILSHGDNRRRSFKYQRTESQSQSSVNAPERVQSKPQAGETPTVTTSAVTPLPEVGLTKNINSEVASTPVEENWIPSGLPEFNQSQREVICNLPSPERETAKPYSRVGETLECHTLVKGLRSYDALSPPTSPLPRPAPSLCSKWRKEREGDLRAGTTPGSPTSKEEARTVKVPVRSGIGAKRGLVSRAGPSNGTGIPRVRSKTEPSNGAPTPPNTPTPSRLSSPRSLSMRSSPITRPAAVQTEVKRSKSTRERTVSETQTPGKPTLTRRTSDRSVPEKGSDSTQTEFVRGTPLRVSKRVAPNSEAQTPSQTRTAHSPSSVTAKTIRTAVISAAQNKTAKTTSTSPSPVSPKAPATSRIPGPKMPRATAASPQWR; this comes from the exons ATGCTCATCAACCTGACTGTGGCTAGCAAGGAATCTCGTGCCTTTCATGGAACACAGCCTGCCTTTCCCGCCATTGCCCCTGACACTGTGGAAGTGACAGCCATGGAGTCACATCCGGTGCTGATGACCCCTCAACCGCCTCCCCTggcacctccacctcctcctcctcctcctccaccaccacctCTACCTGAATCTTCCTCGCCTTTCAGCCGGGAAGACAGTGCCCGTCGGAGTCGCCTGAGGAAGCTGAACTGGGATCGTATCCCCAAAGAGAAGGTGGAGGGGAGGAAGAGTGTGTGGAACGGGGCGGCCCCGGGAGAGGACGAGATCCCCATAGACCTCCACTCTCTGGACGAGCTGTTTGGTCAGAAGGAGAGTAAGCCTCAGGACAGAACGAGCACCCTGAGGCGCCGGTCCACTCTGCTGCGCTGCAGATCGCCCCAGGACAGCACGGAGGAG ATCTCCCTGCTTGATTCCAAACGCAGTATGAACATTGGAATATTTCTACGCCAGTTCAAGAC gcctgCGAAGGAGATAGTTGAGGATATTAGGCATGGTGTGGGGGATCGCTACGGAGCAGAGAAGCTCGCAGAGCTCTGCAAATTGCTGCCTGACAACGAGGAG GAGTCCCGCCTGAGGAGGTTCAGTGGGGAGCGGAGCTGGCTTGGAGAGACTGATCTTTTTCTGCTGCTGTTAGTGGAAGTTCCCAG TTTTCGGCTGCGTCTGGATGCTATGATCCTGCAACAAGAGTTTGACCCTGCTGTGACCTCTCTGTGTGTGGCAGCCAGATGTCTGAGGGAGGCGGCCAGAG AACTGCTGAGCTGTCCTGAATTACACTCCATCCTTCGTTTGGTGCTGAAGGCGGGGAACTACATGAACGCT GGTGGATATGCAGGGAACGCCGCTGGTTTCCGGATTTCATCGCTGCTCAAACTGGCCGACACCAAAGCTAACAAGCCGGGCATGAATCTGCTGCATTTTGTAGCAATG GAAGCTGTGAAAAAGGACCAGAGTTTACTGTCATTTCCTAGCCAAATAGGCCATGTTGGCTCCGCCTCCAG GTTAAGTGAGGGGTCTGTGCTTGAGGAGTTAACTAAGCTAAAAAGCAGAGTGGTGGCCCTCAAGGCAAACATCCAGACTGAGGCGGAGATCCAGCTGCATACACAACATTTCCTAGAG GTAGCTGAGGAGCGTTTGAAGGAGGTCGAGGATGAGGTAGAGGGCATGAGGATGTCTAGTCAGGCTCTGGTGGAGTTCTTCTGTGAAGATGACAGCACTTTCAAACTGGAGGAGGCCTGCAGGGTCTTCAATTCGTTTTGCCTCCGCTTCCAAAGATCTGTCCAG GAGAATTCCGAACGGGAGCTGAAGGAGCAGAAACGTTTGGATCGTCAACGTGAGATCGGGGAAAAGCGTCGCTCTGTGGCTGTTTGTACGGGGCTGGACCTGAGCCTCAGCCTCGCCAAAGAGCCTCAGAGTCAGGAGAACCAAGATGAGCTGGAGAAGCTGCTGGAGAAGAACTTGAGCTACAGTTGGAGTCGACGTAGCCTGAGAAGCTCCGAGTCCCGTAAACACTCCCATCACTTCCACAACGATAACCATCAACATAATATTGCCACACTCAAGGGCTTCCCTGAGCTGGGCAGCAGTCCTACGTCGACCAGTTATCACTCCAACAGTTCCTCTGACCACGAGACCACCACTGTGCTTTGTAGCTCCCCGGAGACTGACGGATTGTGTTCTCCAATCGACCAAGAACCTGTTTTGGGGAGAGGAAGCAGGTCCCAGCACAGCCGAGCAACAACCCGAAGCGTGGAAGCTGTTCAGGACTCGCACATTGCCATTTTTAGCCACTCTCAGCATGGACCTGGCTTCACAGCCAAGCAGCACAGGCCTGAAAGCAGTTCTTATGTGCTGCAAGGCCAATCGAAGACAACAGTACTTGAAAAAGAAGCTGAGATTTCACATGAACATGTTGTTTCAATGACCACTGAATCTTCACCGACCTCCTTCTCAAACACTGCGGCGATACCCGCTGATAAACCTGCCCCTTGTGTTAAATACCAGTCCCCCACTCATGGGCATAGGTTTGGCCTGCCAGCAACAGAGAATACTCGCCCAGTTCAGAGTAAACCTAATGACTCTTTTGTTGAGTCTGTACAACACTCTCTTCTTCAAAATAGAATACTTTCTCACGGTGACAACAGGAGAAGGTCATTCAAGTACCAGAGAACTGAGAGCCAATCACAATCATCTGTAAATGCTCCAGAGAGGGTGCAGTCAAAACCACAGGCGGGAGAGACACCAACTGTGACAACGAGTGCTGTGACGCCTTTGCCTGAGGTAGGTTTAACAAAAAACATTAACTCAGAAGTGGCATCAACACCTGTAGAGGAGAACTGGATTCCATCAGGTCTACCAGagttcaaccaatcacagcgagAGGTGATCTGCAACTTGCCAAGTCCTGAGAGGGAGACAGCAAAGCCTTACTCCCGTGTCGGTGAAACACTGGAGTGCCACACACTGGTGAAAGGCCTCCGATCCTATGATGCCTTGTCACCCCCGACCTCCCCACTCCCACGACCCGCGCCGAGCCTGTGCTCCAAGTGGAGGAAAGAGAGGGAGGGCGACCTCCGAGCGGGGACAACTCCAGGGTCTCCTACATCAAAGGAGGAGGCTCGCACCGTGAAGGTCCCCGTGCGTAGTGGAATAGGGGCCAAAAGAGGACTTGTGTCACGTGCAGGACCTTCCAATGGCACAGGCATTCCCAGGGTGCGCTCCAAAACTGAGCCTTCAAATGGGGCCCCGACCCCCCCTAACACGCCCACGCCCAGCCGGCTGTCCAGTCCTCGCAGCTTATCAATGCGCTCTTCTCCTATCACTCGGCCTGCCGCTGTTCAGACAGAAGTGAAACGCAGTAAAAGCACACGGGAGAGAACTGTAAGTGAGACACAGACTCCAGGTAAGCCAACCTTAACCCGCAGGACTTCAGACAGATCTGTACCCGAGAAGGGCTCAGACAGCACGCAGACAGAATTTGTCAGaggaacccctctccgtgtgtCCAAACGAGTCGCTCCAAACTCTGAGGCTCAGACGCCCTCCCAGACTCGCACTGCCCACAGCCCTTCCTCTGTCACGGCAAAGACCATACGCACAGCTGTCATATCTGCCGCCCAAAACAAAACCGCCAAGACGACGAGCACAAGCCCCTCCCCTGTGAGCCCTAAAGCCCCTGCAACTTCACGGATACCTGGACCCAAAATGCCCCGAGCTACTGCAGCCTCGCCGCAGTGGAGGTGA